In Nocardioides sp. JQ2195, a genomic segment contains:
- the nadC gene encoding carboxylating nicotinate-nucleotide diphosphorylase, with product MTFVEHIVGMDCDDLPAGLAAELGEAGLEARQVYADVMAALREDLPGPDVTSWATIPAEQVETADFVARQDGTVAGLALAEVVFRVVLGNDITVERPVRDGTAVRRGDVLLSVTGPTALLLTAERTALNFTCHLSGVATATAAWVRALEGTGAKVRDTRKTIPLYRDLEKYAVRCGGGVNHRHSLSDMALVKDNHVLAAGGVVPAYELIRERYPAVPVQVEVDSLDQLRELLEIGVDQILLDNMEPDLLREAVAITDGRATLEASGGLTLDVATEYGATGVEYLAVGALTHSAVVMDIAMDLRS from the coding sequence ATGACCTTCGTCGAGCACATCGTCGGCATGGACTGCGACGACCTGCCGGCCGGACTGGCTGCCGAGCTGGGCGAGGCCGGGCTCGAGGCCCGGCAGGTCTACGCCGACGTGATGGCCGCCCTGCGCGAGGACCTGCCCGGACCCGACGTCACCAGCTGGGCGACCATCCCGGCCGAGCAGGTGGAGACCGCCGACTTCGTGGCCCGCCAGGACGGCACGGTCGCGGGCCTGGCGCTGGCCGAGGTGGTGTTCCGGGTGGTGCTCGGCAACGACATCACCGTCGAGCGTCCCGTGCGCGACGGAACCGCCGTACGCCGTGGCGACGTGCTGCTCAGCGTCACCGGGCCGACCGCGCTGCTGCTGACCGCGGAGCGCACCGCGCTGAACTTCACCTGCCACCTCTCCGGGGTCGCCACGGCGACCGCGGCGTGGGTGCGCGCGCTCGAGGGCACCGGGGCGAAGGTGCGTGACACCCGCAAGACCATCCCGCTCTACCGCGACCTGGAGAAGTACGCCGTCCGCTGCGGCGGAGGCGTCAACCACCGGCACTCGCTCTCCGACATGGCCCTGGTCAAGGACAACCACGTGCTGGCCGCCGGAGGCGTGGTGCCGGCGTACGAGCTGATCCGTGAGCGGTATCCCGCGGTGCCGGTGCAGGTCGAGGTGGACTCCCTCGACCAGCTGCGCGAGCTGCTCGAGATCGGCGTCGACCAGATCCTGCTCGACAACATGGAGCCCGACCTCCTGCGTGAGGCCGTGGCGATCACGGACGGCCGGGCCACCCTGGAGGCCTCCGGTGGCCTGACCCTCGACGTCGCGACCGAGTACGGCGCCACCGGTGTCGAATACCTGGCCGTCGGGGCACTCACCCACTCGGCGGTCGTGATGGACATCGCGATGGACCTGCGCTCGTGA
- a CDS encoding L-aspartate oxidase, giving the protein MANSSYAGLPGRLRASAPGWTTRSDVVVIGSGIAGLTAALRVHAALNSRTDDGSANQGATVLVVTKTVLNAGSTQWAQGGIAAALGPGDTPEQHEHDTLVAGAGACDPDAVRALVTEGPDAVRELIALGTNFDHRDGVLSLTREGGHHRDRIAHAGGDATGAEIQRALIAAVEAAPEIEVIQHALAIDLLRSADGGVAGVTLHVIGEGQRDGVGAVHCRAVVLASGGLGQVFSQSTNPSVSTGDGMALAMRAGATLRDLEFVQFHPTVMYLGPDSRGQQPLISEAVRGEGAFLVDFEGNRFMQGQHELADLAPRDVVAKAITRRMHETDKPHMWLDARHLGAEFWEKRFPTILGVCRSHGVDPVNELIPVAPAHHFASGGVATDLHGRSSVAGLYATGEVACSGVHGANRLASNSLLEGLVFSRRIADVLPAELRAWAEPAPDEREAHLASADVRPAMQALMTDNVSVLRSEEGLSAALDALPELARTTGSEGVEAWEATNLLTIATALTTAALGRRETRGSHWREDFPDRDDDRWAGHFDARLEDGVVDVSFHPAPASDLTEGAIR; this is encoded by the coding sequence CGACGGCTCTGCCAACCAAGGGGCGACGGTCCTGGTGGTCACCAAGACCGTCCTCAACGCCGGCTCCACGCAGTGGGCGCAAGGGGGCATCGCCGCTGCCCTGGGCCCCGGCGACACCCCCGAGCAGCACGAGCACGACACCCTGGTCGCCGGTGCCGGGGCGTGCGACCCCGACGCCGTCCGGGCCCTGGTCACCGAGGGACCCGATGCGGTCCGTGAGCTGATCGCCCTCGGCACCAACTTCGACCACCGCGACGGTGTCCTGTCGCTGACCCGCGAGGGAGGCCACCACCGCGACCGGATCGCCCACGCCGGCGGCGACGCGACCGGAGCCGAGATCCAGCGCGCGCTGATCGCCGCGGTCGAGGCCGCTCCGGAGATCGAGGTCATCCAGCACGCCCTGGCCATCGACCTCCTGCGCTCCGCGGACGGCGGCGTTGCCGGAGTGACCCTCCACGTCATCGGCGAGGGCCAGCGCGACGGCGTCGGTGCGGTGCACTGCCGTGCCGTGGTGCTGGCCAGCGGGGGACTCGGCCAGGTGTTCTCCCAGTCGACCAACCCCTCGGTCTCCACCGGTGACGGCATGGCCCTGGCCATGCGCGCCGGGGCCACCCTGCGCGACCTCGAGTTCGTCCAGTTCCACCCGACCGTGATGTACCTCGGGCCTGACTCCCGTGGCCAGCAGCCCCTGATCTCCGAGGCGGTCCGCGGCGAGGGGGCCTTCCTCGTCGACTTCGAGGGCAACCGCTTCATGCAGGGGCAGCACGAGCTCGCCGACCTGGCGCCGCGTGACGTGGTGGCCAAGGCGATCACCCGCCGTATGCACGAGACCGACAAGCCGCACATGTGGCTCGATGCCCGCCACCTCGGTGCCGAGTTCTGGGAGAAGCGCTTCCCGACCATCCTCGGTGTCTGCCGCTCCCACGGGGTCGACCCGGTGAACGAGCTCATCCCGGTCGCCCCGGCGCACCACTTCGCCTCCGGGGGCGTGGCCACCGACCTGCACGGTCGTTCGTCGGTGGCCGGCCTCTACGCGACCGGTGAGGTCGCGTGCTCCGGCGTGCACGGTGCCAACCGGCTGGCCTCCAACTCCCTCCTCGAGGGCCTCGTCTTCTCCCGACGGATCGCGGACGTGCTGCCTGCGGAGCTGCGCGCCTGGGCGGAGCCCGCGCCCGACGAGCGTGAGGCCCACCTGGCCTCGGCCGACGTACGCCCCGCGATGCAGGCCCTGATGACCGACAACGTCTCGGTGCTCCGGTCCGAGGAGGGTCTGTCGGCCGCCCTCGACGCGTTGCCCGAGCTGGCCCGCACGACCGGCAGCGAGGGGGTCGAGGCGTGGGAGGCCACCAACCTGCTCACCATCGCCACCGCACTGACCACCGCGGCGTTGGGACGGCGGGAGACCCGCGGCTCCCACTGGCGCGAGGACTTCCCCGACCGGGACGACGACCGGTGGGCCGGTCACTTCGACGCCCGGCTCGAGGACGGCGTGGTCGACGTCTCGTTCCACCCTGCCCCTGCCTCGGACCTGACCGAAGGAGCGATCCGATGA